The following is a genomic window from Citrifermentans bemidjiense Bem.
CGGATTTGACGACGGCAAAATACTGTTTAAATATATCGTCAACAGCGGTCAGTGCAGCGGGTGTTCCTGGGCGTAGCGCCTGGCCTCGGAGATGTCGTCGCGCCCCTGGTTGCGGGGGATGCGCAGCACCTGGCCGGGCCAGATGTGCCTTGGGTCCCGGATCTGGTCCCGGTTGGCGCGGTAGAGAAGCGGCCATAGGACGCGGTCGCCGTAGACCTCGGGACGCGAGGCAATGAGGGGGAGGGATTCGCCCCTTCTCACCGTGTAGGAGGCGACGAGTTGCGGCTCCTTTTGAGGCTTGGGTTTTCTGCGCTCGACCTCAGCCGCCTCACGCTTCGCCCTCTCTTCGGCGGCGGCTTTCGCCCGGGCCCGCCGATCCGCTTCCTCCAGCGCCTTTTTCTCACGTTCGGCGCGCCGCTTTTCCTCTTCGGCCCGCTCGCGCGCGGCCTGCTCACGCGCCTTTTCCTCGTTGAGGGTCTTTTCCAGCAGCTCGGCCTTCAAGAGGGTCAGCTCGAAGTAGCGATCCGCCTCCTCGCGCTCGTTGGC
Proteins encoded in this region:
- a CDS encoding DUF4398 domain-containing protein; the protein is MKLAVRFITLLLVISAAACATQPPRFRDEASARLEQLRLQGGERLHPNEYAGTLQAFFKGDSLLLANEREEADRYFELTLLKAELLEKTLNEEKAREQAARERAEEEKRRAEREKKALEEADRRARAKAAAEERAKREAAEVERRKPKPQKEPQLVASYTVRRGESLPLIASRPEVYGDRVLWPLLYRANRDQIRDPRHIWPGQVLRIPRNQGRDDISEARRYAQEHPLH